One Temnothorax longispinosus isolate EJ_2023e chromosome 8, Tlon_JGU_v1, whole genome shotgun sequence genomic region harbors:
- the Zw gene encoding glucose-6-phosphate 1-dehydrogenase isoform X2: MAEHPRRTSTEESLQYFRQSLKSDEMDHLEGTHFDRLIPHVFVTFGASGDLAKKKIYPTLWWLFRDNLLPKPTAFVGYARSRLTVEQLREKCHPYMNVNPDEEEKYEEFWKLNHYVAGSYDQKKDFELLNRELQKFEQGNTAHRLFYLALPPSVFESVTIRLRLTCMAKKGWTRIIIEKPFGHDAASSQKLSDHLATLFSEEQIYRIDHYLGKEMVQNLMTLRFGNRIFNPTWNRDNVASVQITFKEPFGTHGRGGYFDEFGIIRDVMQNHLLQILSLVAMEKPASCQPDDIRNEKVKVLRCIKDVQLDQVVLGQYVGNPDAEEPEARLGYLEDTTVPAGSNTPTFAFAVLKINNERWDGVPFILRCGKALNERKAEVRVQYQDVPGDIFDGKAKRNELVIRVQPGEALYIKMMTKSPGITFDMEETELDFTYGSRYKGLKLPDAYERLILDVFCGSQMHFVRNDELHEAWRIFTPLLHQIEKEKIQPIPYKYGSRGPKEADDMAKKNNFAYYGSYKWVKP, translated from the exons GGACGTCGACGGAGGAGAGCCTGCAGTACTTCAGGCAATCCCTGAAATCGGACGAAATGGATCATTTGGAAGGAACTCATTTTGATAGGCTCATCCCACATGTGTTTGTTACCTTTGGAGCATCT GGGGACCTCGCCAAGAAGAAAATCTATCCGACTCTCTGGTGGCTCTTCCGAGACAATCTCCTACCGAAACCTACCGCCTTCGTCGGTTATGCTAGAAGCAGATTAACAGTAGAACAATTGCGTGAGAAGTGCCATCCATACATGAACGTGAATCCGGACGAGGAGGAAAAGTACGAAGAATTTTGGAAGCTGAATCACTACGTCGCTGGTTCCTACGATCAGAAGAAAGACTTTGAGCTACTAAATCGTGAATTACAAAAGTTTGAGCAAGGAAACACTGCGCACAGGCTGTTTTATCTGGCACTACCACCGAGCGTGTTCGAAAGCGTGACGATACGACTCCGGCTTACCTGTATGGCAAAGAA aGGATGGACGAGAATTATAATCGAGAAGCCATTCGGCCACGATGCTGCCTCGTCGCAGAAACTTTCCGATCACTTGGCGACGCTGTTCAGCGAGGAGCAAATCTACCGTATTGATCACTATCTCGGCAAGGAGATGGTGCAGAATCTGATGACTTTGAGATTCGGAAACAGGATATTCAATCCGACATGGAATCGGGACAATGTAGCTTCAGTGCAGATCACATTCAAAGAACCATTCGGCACTCACGGTAGAGGCGGCTATTTCGACGAGTTCGGCATCATCAGAGACGTGATGCAGAATCACCTGCTGCAGATCTTGTCCTTGGTAGCTATGGAGAAACCTGCGTCTTGTCAACCGGATGACATCAGAAACGAGAAGGTAAAAGTTCTCAGATGTATCAAAGACGTGCAGCTCGATCAGGTGGTCCTCGGTCAATACGTCGGAAACCCGGACGCTGAGGAACCGGAAGCACGTTTAGGCTACTTGGAGGATACCACAGTACCAGCCGGATCCAATACGCCGACATTCGCGTTTGCAGtgctaaaaataaacaatgaaaGGTGGGACGGAGTACCGTTCATCCTGAGATGCGGAAAAG CTCTAAACGAAAGAAAAGCAGAAGTTAGAGTACAGTACCAAGATGTACCGGGTGATATCTTTGATGGGAAAGCAAAAAGGAATGAATTGGTGATCAGGGTGCAACCAGGCGAAGCATTGTACATTAAAATGATGACAAAGTCACCCGGCATCACGTTTGACATGGAAGAAACGGAATTGGACTTTACTTATGGCAGTAGATATAAG GGTCTTAAATTACCGGATGCCTACGAGAGATTAATTTTAGATGTCTTTTGCGGTTCGCAAATGCATTTCGTGCGAAACGACGAGTTGCACGAAGCATGGCGGATATTCACGCCGTTGCTTCatcaaattgaaaaagaaaaaatccaACCGATTCCATATAA atatgGATCCCGAGGGCCGAAAGAAGCTGACGACATggcgaagaaaaataatttcgcgtACTATGGTTCGTACAAATGGGTGAAACCATGA
- the Zw gene encoding glucose-6-phosphate 1-dehydrogenase isoform X1, which yields MSTLCTRTSTEESLQYFRQSLKSDEMDHLEGTHFDRLIPHVFVTFGASGDLAKKKIYPTLWWLFRDNLLPKPTAFVGYARSRLTVEQLREKCHPYMNVNPDEEEKYEEFWKLNHYVAGSYDQKKDFELLNRELQKFEQGNTAHRLFYLALPPSVFESVTIRLRLTCMAKKGWTRIIIEKPFGHDAASSQKLSDHLATLFSEEQIYRIDHYLGKEMVQNLMTLRFGNRIFNPTWNRDNVASVQITFKEPFGTHGRGGYFDEFGIIRDVMQNHLLQILSLVAMEKPASCQPDDIRNEKVKVLRCIKDVQLDQVVLGQYVGNPDAEEPEARLGYLEDTTVPAGSNTPTFAFAVLKINNERWDGVPFILRCGKALNERKAEVRVQYQDVPGDIFDGKAKRNELVIRVQPGEALYIKMMTKSPGITFDMEETELDFTYGSRYKGLKLPDAYERLILDVFCGSQMHFVRNDELHEAWRIFTPLLHQIEKEKIQPIPYKYGSRGPKEADDMAKKNNFAYYGSYKWVKP from the exons ATGAGTACCTTATGTACAA GGACGTCGACGGAGGAGAGCCTGCAGTACTTCAGGCAATCCCTGAAATCGGACGAAATGGATCATTTGGAAGGAACTCATTTTGATAGGCTCATCCCACATGTGTTTGTTACCTTTGGAGCATCT GGGGACCTCGCCAAGAAGAAAATCTATCCGACTCTCTGGTGGCTCTTCCGAGACAATCTCCTACCGAAACCTACCGCCTTCGTCGGTTATGCTAGAAGCAGATTAACAGTAGAACAATTGCGTGAGAAGTGCCATCCATACATGAACGTGAATCCGGACGAGGAGGAAAAGTACGAAGAATTTTGGAAGCTGAATCACTACGTCGCTGGTTCCTACGATCAGAAGAAAGACTTTGAGCTACTAAATCGTGAATTACAAAAGTTTGAGCAAGGAAACACTGCGCACAGGCTGTTTTATCTGGCACTACCACCGAGCGTGTTCGAAAGCGTGACGATACGACTCCGGCTTACCTGTATGGCAAAGAA aGGATGGACGAGAATTATAATCGAGAAGCCATTCGGCCACGATGCTGCCTCGTCGCAGAAACTTTCCGATCACTTGGCGACGCTGTTCAGCGAGGAGCAAATCTACCGTATTGATCACTATCTCGGCAAGGAGATGGTGCAGAATCTGATGACTTTGAGATTCGGAAACAGGATATTCAATCCGACATGGAATCGGGACAATGTAGCTTCAGTGCAGATCACATTCAAAGAACCATTCGGCACTCACGGTAGAGGCGGCTATTTCGACGAGTTCGGCATCATCAGAGACGTGATGCAGAATCACCTGCTGCAGATCTTGTCCTTGGTAGCTATGGAGAAACCTGCGTCTTGTCAACCGGATGACATCAGAAACGAGAAGGTAAAAGTTCTCAGATGTATCAAAGACGTGCAGCTCGATCAGGTGGTCCTCGGTCAATACGTCGGAAACCCGGACGCTGAGGAACCGGAAGCACGTTTAGGCTACTTGGAGGATACCACAGTACCAGCCGGATCCAATACGCCGACATTCGCGTTTGCAGtgctaaaaataaacaatgaaaGGTGGGACGGAGTACCGTTCATCCTGAGATGCGGAAAAG CTCTAAACGAAAGAAAAGCAGAAGTTAGAGTACAGTACCAAGATGTACCGGGTGATATCTTTGATGGGAAAGCAAAAAGGAATGAATTGGTGATCAGGGTGCAACCAGGCGAAGCATTGTACATTAAAATGATGACAAAGTCACCCGGCATCACGTTTGACATGGAAGAAACGGAATTGGACTTTACTTATGGCAGTAGATATAAG GGTCTTAAATTACCGGATGCCTACGAGAGATTAATTTTAGATGTCTTTTGCGGTTCGCAAATGCATTTCGTGCGAAACGACGAGTTGCACGAAGCATGGCGGATATTCACGCCGTTGCTTCatcaaattgaaaaagaaaaaatccaACCGATTCCATATAA atatgGATCCCGAGGGCCGAAAGAAGCTGACGACATggcgaagaaaaataatttcgcgtACTATGGTTCGTACAAATGGGTGAAACCATGA